Proteins encoded in a region of the Plasmodium falciparum 3D7 genome assembly, chromosome: 1 genome:
- a CDS encoding CX3CL1-binding protein 1: MNIYIRTIFFAPFICLLIFSSNHGLFQKKDNQNCNSHKFCLNCSGSYLKNSRWLSETSVSYSDEGEPLKYGANDNNYDSNLLKSEEQKQEISEHMKMLIKLYIDSSHDSAKEEKLFQQVKKYFKNNEYKDFMRTFIKVIKIHNDLTHLKKQMASTEKRYRIISCVAAFLSTVSLAFTVVMLSTLNLKNENVIVTIILGLLGFIISLPVISYILSPYLNSSLEKGYRIADLYSEKILRQILHFQ, translated from the exons ATGAACATTTATATTAGGACCATTTTTTTTGCTCCTTTCATATGCCTACTGATATTCTCCTCTAATCAT ggtctttttcaaaaaaaagataaccAAAATTGCAATTCACATAAATTTTGCCTGAATTGTTCAGGTAGTTACCTAAAAAATTCCAGATGGCTATCTGAAACTTCGGTATCTTATAGTGATGAAGGTGAGCCCTTAAAATATGGAGCAAATGATAATAACTATGATTCAAATTTGTTGAAAAGTGAAGAACAAAAACAAGAAATAAGTGAACATATGAAAATgcttataaaattatatatagatagtTCTCATGATTCTGCAAAGGAAGAGAAATTATTTCAACAagtaaagaaatattttaaaaataatgaatataaagatTTTATGCGTACATTTATTAAAGTTATAAAAATTCACAATGATTTaacacatttaaaaaaacaaatggcATCCACTGAAAAGAGATATAGAATAATTTCATGTGTGGCTGCTTTCCTATCAACCGTTTCCTTAGCCTTCACAGTTGTAATGTTATCTACATTAAAtctaaaaaatgaaaatgtgaTAGTAACTATTATTCTTGGACTTCTTGGTTTTATCATTTCTCTACCcgttatatcatatattttatcaccATATCTTAATAGTTCATTGGAAAAGGGATATCGCATTGCTGATCTTTACtcagaaaaaatattaagacaaatattacattttcaataa
- a CDS encoding exported protein family 1 produces the protein MHSMKERRYYSIYKKDNKMEDLGNKNKNKIHFISVSLMNCLSVIMFIILYIISLHIFFYKTNSFHLSLREPVPYANRTYNRILYSTEKKKVNRREQIRTQREPQKSNYKASMKNYLKCVKSAPYIDDAKYGALISEEEEREMKMIKKMELEELEKRDELMEKRRLRRIERMKKKEEEKRIKEEEERIKEEEKRIKEEEERIKEEEKRLKEEEERRLKEEEERRLKEEEERRLKEEEKERLKMLEEDKLYKEREEQKKNKLNVEEEVVTFERLKSKKMDEKEDTVVEKKENVEDQKDTEEVREEASEDKGDIEEVGKEEASEDKEDTEEVKEQEVSEDKEDAEEVGKGEVSEDIEDKEEEGEKEVSEDIEDKEEEGEKEESEDKGDKEEEGKKEVSEDKENAEEVREEEASEDKEDAEELGKGEVSEDMEDKEEEGKKEESEDKENAEELGKREVSEDKENAEEVREEEASEDKEDAEELGKGEVSEDIEDKEEEGEKEESEDKGDKEEEGKKEESEDKENAEEVGKEEASEDKEDAEELGKGEVSEDIEVQEEEGEKEESEDKGDAEELGKGEVSEDKEDKEKEGKKEESEDKEDTEEVKEEEASEDKENAEEVGKEEASEDKEDAEELGKGEVSEDKEDADEVEKEETSEDVRDNEEVGEGEVSEDIEVQEEEGEKEESEDKGDAEELGKGEVSEDKGDAEELGKEETSEVKGDAEELGKEETSEDKEYTEEVGKEEASEDKEDTEEVKEEEVSEDKGDIEEVEKEETSEDKGDTEEVREDEVSEDIEDSDEVGEGEVSEDIEDSEEVGKEEEPYEKGDYEEVGKEEASYDKGDADEVSEDIEDYEELGKEEEPYEKGDYEEVGKEEASYDKGDAEEIGKEEASDDKGDSEELGKEEEPYEKGDYEEVGKEEASYDKGDAEEIGKEEASDDKGDSEEVGKEEASDDKGYSEEVGKEEGSYDKGDAEEVEDEDEEHIRSKEEVKEPEIGTDIEEENKEKYIKKLDVQDTLYEINVLNGEDITSFLENKNKIIQNEGEEDDDDDEDDEDDEDGEDGKGVYINIVNNVPGNIWNDTIYDDNYNNNTYSSAEEYIFYEKKLDDNTRNNMKRSYYDILDVKEDSDINEIKRKFYNLSLKYYPKMNKDKNLVMNQKFENISEAYQILGYENRRKLYDLGEYDETNKMIIIDPLIFFNLIFTSDMMYEYTGNTQVSTFVKLFFEKNISVEDISYYVGEIMKEMMEGQNIREEKVAELLKDRLDLYIDNEDEWKKLMENEISMLLKSSFSSFILESIGWTYENVSNIFLEEKVNSGKNKKGIYLKEANERIIRNSIVLRQCKSRFISIITNYYPFKEQNNPFIKQAQYVSSSNYVLDDIINNIDYSIDNIHRAIDNLYYEHILNLLEEEKNEILEEILRNILKIILCDVETTVRRSAQKVLQNAEGDTNLMLKRAKGLQSLGKMILQKVN, from the exons atgcaTAGTATGAAAGAAAGAAGATACTAtagcatatataaaaaagataacaaAATGGAAGACCTTGggaataaaaacaaaaataagaTACACTTTATAAGTGTATCATTAATGAATTGCCTGAGTGtaattatgtttattatattatatattatctctctg catatatttttttataagaccAACTCTTTTCATTTGTCTTTACGCGAACCAGTACCATATGCTAATCGTACATACAACAGGATTTTATATTCTACTGAGAAAAAGAAGGTTAACAGAAGGGAACAGATACGAACCCAAAGAGAACCACAAAAATCTAATTATAAAGCGTCTATGAAAAATTATCTAAAATGTGTAAAGAGTGCCCCATATATCGATGATGCAAAATATGGAGCCTTAATATCCGAAGAGGAAGAAAGAGAAAtgaagatgataaaaaagaTGGAACTAGAAGAATTGGAAAAAAGAGATGAACTAATGGAAAAAAGAAGACTTAGAAGAATAGAGCGaatgaagaaaaaggaagaagAGAAGAggataaaagaagaagaggaaaggataaaagaagaagagaaaagaataaaagaagaagaggaaagaataaaagaagaagagaAGAGgttaaaagaagaagaagagaGGAGgttaaaagaagaagaagagaGGAGgttaaaagaagaagaagagaGGAGgttaaaagaagaagaaaaggaAAGATTAAAAATGTTAGAAGAAGATAAATTGTATAAGGAAAgagaagaacaaaaaaaaaacaaattaaatgtAGAGGAAGAGGTAGTAACATTTGAAAGATTGAAATCAAAAAAGATGgatgaaaaagaagataCTGTAGTAGAGAAAAAAGAGAATGTGGAAGATCAAAAGGATACCGAAGAAGTAAGAGAAGAAGCATCAGAAGATAAAGGGGATATTGAAGAAGTAGGAAAAGAGGAGGCATCAGAAGATAAAGAAGATACTGAAGAGGTGAAAGAACAAGAGGTATCAGAAGATAAAGAGGATGCTGAAGAAGTAGGAAAAGGAGAGGTATCAGAAGATATAGAGGATAAGGAAGAAGAAGGAGAAAAAGAGGTATCAGAAGATATAGAGGATAAGGAAGAAGAAGGAGAAAAAGAGGAATCAGAAGATAAAGGGGATAAGGAagaagaaggaaaaaaagagGTATCAGAAGATAAAGAGAATGCTGAAGAAGTGAGAGAAGAAGAGGCATCAGAAGATAAAGAGGATGCTGAAGAATTAGGAAAAGGAGAGGTATCAGAAGATATGGAGGATAAGGAagaagaaggaaaaaaagagGAATCAGAAGATAAAGAGAATGCTGAAGAATTAGGAAAAAGGGAAGTATCAGAAGATAAAGAGAATGCTGAAGAAGTGAGAGAAGAAGAGGCATCAGAAGATAAAGAGGATGCTGAAGAATTAGGAAAAGGAGAGGTATCAGAAGATATAGAGGATAAGGAAGAAGAAGGAGAAAAAGAGGAATCAGAAGATAAAGGGGATAAGGAagaagaaggaaaaaaagagGAATCAGAAGATAAAGAGAATGCTGAAGAAGTAGGAAAAGAGGAGGCATCAGAAGATAAAGAGGATGCTGAAGAATTAGGAAAAGGAGAGGTATCAGAAGATATAGAGGTTCAGGAAGAAGAAggagaaaaagaagaatcaGAAGACAAAGGGGATGCTGAAGAATTAGGAAAAGGAGAGGTATCAGAAGATAAAGAGGATAAGgaaaaagaaggaaaaaaagagGAATCAGAAGATAAAGAAGATACTGAAGAGGTGAAAGAAGAAGAGGCATCAGAAGATAAAGAGAATGCTGAAGAAGTAGGAAAAGAGGAGGCATCAGAAGATAAAGAGGATGCTGAAGAATTAGGAAAAGGAGAGGTATCAGAAGATAAAGAGGATGCTGACGAGGTAGAAAAAGAGGAGACATCAGAAGATGTAAGGGATAATGAAGAAGTAGGAGAAGGAGAGGTATCAGAAGATATAGAGGTTCAGGAAGAAGAAggagaaaaagaagaatcaGAAGACAAAGGGGATGCTGAAGAATTAGGAAAAGGAGAGGTATCAGAAGATAAAGGGGATGCTGAAGAATTAGGAAAAGAGGAGACATCAGAAGTTAAAGGGGATGCTGAAGAATTAGGAAAAGAGGAGACATCAGAAGATAAAGAATATACTGAAGAAGTAGGAAAAGAGGAGGCATCAGAAGATAAAGAAGATACTGAAGAGGTGAAAGAAGAAGAGGTATCAGAAGATAAAGGGGATATTGAAGAGGTAGAAAAAGAGGAGACATCAGAAGATAAAGGGGATACTGAAGAAGTGAGGGAAGATGAGGTATCAGAAGATATAGAAGATTCTGACGAAGTAGGAGAAGGCGAAGTATCAGAAGATATAGAGGATTCTGAAGAAGTAGGAAAAGAGGAAGAACCTTATGAGAAAGGCGATTATGAAGAAGTAGGAAAGGAGGAAGCATCATATGATAAAGGAGATGCTGACGAAGTATCAGAAGATATAGAGGATTATGAAGAATTAGGAAAAGAGGAAGAACCTTATGAGAAAGGCGATTATGAAGAAGTAGGAAAGGAGGAAGCATCATATGATAAAGGAGATGCTGAAGAAATAGGAAAAGAGGAAGCATCAGATGATAAAGGAGATTCTGAAGAATTAGGGAAAGAGGAAGAACCTTATGAGAAAGGCGATTATGAAGAAGTAGGAAAGGAGGAAGCATCATATGATAAAGGCGATGCTGAAGAAATAGGAAAAGAGGAAGCATCAGATGATAAAGGAGATTCTGAAGAAGTAGGAAAAGAGGAAGCATCAGATGATAAAGGATATTCTGAAGAAGTAGGAAAAGAGGAAGGATCATATGATAAAGGAGATGCTGAAGAAGTCGAAGATGAAGACGAAGAGCATATAAGGAGTAAAGAAGAAGTAAAGGAACCAGAAATAGGAACTGATAtcgaagaagaaaataaagaaaaatatataaaaaaattagatgTGCAAGATACGTTATATGAAATTAATGTTTTAAATGGAGAAGATATAACTTCCTttttggaaaataaaaataaaattatacaaaatgaaggagaagaagatgatgatgatgatgaagatgatgaggATGATGAAGATGGTGAAGATGGGAAAggtgtatatattaatatagttAATAATGTTCCTGGTAATATCTGGAATGATAcaatatatgatgataattataataataatacatatagtAGTGcagaagaatatattttttatgaaaaaaaattagatgaTAATACAAGAAACAATATGAAAAGAAGTTATTATGACATTTTAGATGTAAAAGAAGATTCcgatataaatgaaattaaaagaaagttttataatttatctttaaaatattaccCAAAGAtgaataaagataaaaatttaGTGATGAATCAAAAATTTGAGAATATAAGTGAGGCATATCAAATATTGGGTTATGAAAATAGACGgaaattatatgatttaggagaatatgatgaaacaaataaaatgataattattgatccattaatattttttaatttaatatttacatcTGATATGATGTATGAATATACTGGAAATACTCAAGTATCTACttttgtaaaattattttttgagaaaaatatttctgTTGAAGATATATCTTATTATGTTGGTGAGATTATGAAAGAAATGATGGAAGGGCAAAATATAAGAGAAGAGAAAGTAGctgaattattaaaagatagattagatttatatatagataatgaAGATGAATGGAAGAAGTTAATGGAAAATGAAATTAGCATGTTATTAAAGTCTTCATTTTCTAGTTTTATATTAGAGTCTATAGGATGGACATATGAGAATGtttctaatatttttttagaagaaaaagtaaattctggtaaaaataaaaaaggtatatatttaaaagaagcTAATGAGAGAATTATTAGAAATTCAATTGTTTTGAGACAATGTAAAAGTCGttttatatctataataacaaattattatccttttaaagaacaaaataatccTTTTATAAAGCAGGCACAATATGTATCCTCATCTAATTATGTATtggatgatataataaataatatagactATAGTATAGATAATATACATAGAGCCATAGATAATTTATActatgaacatatattaaatttattagaggaagaaaaaaatgaaatactagaagaaatattaaggaatattctaaaaattattttgtgtGATGTTGAAACAACGGTAAGAAGATCAGCACAAAAAGTATTACAAAATGCAGAAGGAGATACAAATTTGATGCTTAAAAGAGCTAAAGGATTACAATCATTGGGTAAAATGATATTACAGAAGGTTAATTga